In the genome of Streptomyces sp. Q6, the window ACCAGCGCCGGGGCGAGCGCCGACGCGCCGATGCCGAGCGCGAGGAAGACCAGCGGCTGAAGGCTGCGGTGCTGGAAGTAGGTGGCGAGCGTGATGGTCACGGCGCCGACCGCGAGCGCCGAGTAGCGGGCCAGCGTCATCTCCCTGCGCGGCGTGGGCTGGGTGCGGCCCAGGTACGCGAACACGTCGTGGGCCAGGGAGTTGGCGCAGGCCAGGATCATGCCCGAGACGGACGCGAGCAGCGTGAGGAACAGCGCCGTGGTGGCCGTCGTGAACACCAGGGCGCCCACGGTGGACAGTTCGGCGCCGAACGCGGCGCGCGAGCCGAGCAGGAAGGCCGTGTTGCCCTGCGGGTCGGCCGTCGCGATCACCTTGCTGCCGACGAGCGCGGTCGCGCCGAACCCGATCACCGAGATCATCAGCGCGAACACCCCCGTCGAGGTGACCGCCCACGACATCGAGCGGCGCACCTCGCGGGCGTGCCGCGCCGTGTACATGCGCATCGTGACGTGCGGCAGGGCGGCGCCCCCGAGCATCACCGTCAGATACGAACTGATCATGTCGAGGCGGGGGCTGCCGCTGTGCACGAACTGCAGCCCCGACTTCAGATAGGCGCTGCCCGCGTCGCTGTTGGCGACCGCCGCGGCGAGCAGTGCGCCCGGGTCCCAGTCGAAGCGGCGCAGGATCAGCAGGGAGACCACGGTGCCGGAGCCGAGCAGCGTCACGATCTTGAGGATCTGGATGACGGCGGTGCCCTTCATGCCGCCGATCGTCGCGTAGCTGATCATCAGGGCGCCGACGGTGACGATGACGCCGGTCTTGAACCCGGTGCTGTCGAAGCCGAGGAGGAACCCCAACAGGTCTCCCGCGCCCGCGAGTTGGACCAGCATCATGGGCAGCAGCGCGGCGAGCGTGACCAGGCAGGACGCGAGCCGCGCGGCCCGGCCCGGCATCCGGCGGGCGAGCACGTCCCCCATGGTGAACTGGCCCGCGTTGCGCAGGGGTTCGGCCAGCAGGAACATCAGGAGCATCAGGGAGAGTGCGGTGGCCAGGGCGAGGACCACGCCGTCGTACCCGGTGAGCGCGACGACCCCGCAGGTGCCGAGGACGGTCGCGGCCGAGATGTAGTCACCGGCGATGGCGAGCCCGTTGCGCAGGGAGCCGAGCCGGCCGAAGCCGGTGTAGAACTCCGTCAGATCGTCCCGTTCGGGGCCGGTGACGATGCACAGCAGCAGGATGACCGAGCCGACACCGGTGAACGCCACCAGGGCCATCGACTCCGTCGACACGGACGTCGCGGCGAGGGGGATCATCGCGCGGCACCCCCTTGGCGGCGCAGCCGGTACGCGAGCGGGTCGACGCGGTGCCGCGCCGTGTGCTCGTACACGTAGACCGCGAAGCACGTGACGGGGAACTGGCAGAGGCCGACGAGCAGCCCGAAGGAGAGGCCGCCGGTGACCGCGCGGGTCATCAGGGACGGGGCGAACGCCGACAGGATCAGGAACGTGAGGAAGTAGCCGATCGCGGTGAGCGTCGAGACGCGGCGCTGCCAGCGGTAGGCCGTGCGCAGCAGCATCAGCTCGCCCGCGGGACCCGCCGGGCTGTCTGCCGGGCCGCGGTCCGGGTGGCGGGGGAGGCGGTGCGAGCGGGCGGTGTGCGGCGGCTGCTGCGAGAACGGCTGGTACGGCCGGTACGGCTGGGACATCCCGGGGCTCCTTGCACGGCTCGGGTCCGCCGGGGACGAGCGGACCGCAGGGAGTGTGTGTGGGGGAGCCGGAACGTTACTCGCAGGTAGTGGAGTTGGGCGAGAGTTTGAACGAACTGTTCAGTCGGTTCGCCGCTCGTTCTCTAGTGAGCGGGGTGAGTGTTGCTGGTGGGGGAGTTGTGCGTCGGATGACTTCTCGCCGGGGCGAACATCCGCTAGCGGGTCGAGGACCGGAAAGCGGCGCGGGGCCAGCGTCAGGAGGAGCAGGAGCGCGAGCGCCGCCGCGCAGGCCGCGCCGATGTAGACGGAGTCGACCGCCGCGTCGACCGCCCGGCGCACGCTGTCCGTGCCGGAGTCGCGGACCACCGAGTCGAGGTCGGCGCCGCTGCCGAGGCGGGCCGAGACGACCCCGTTGGCGACCGCGCCGAACAGGGCCGCGCCGACCGTCTGCCCGATCTGCCGGTAGAAGAGGACCGAGGCGGTGGCCGTGCCGCGCTCCGCCCAGCCGACCGTGGACTGCACGCCGACGATCAACGGGAGCTGGAAGAGGCCGAGGGCCGCGCCGAGCAGCAGGCTGAGCAGCGTGGGCTGCCAGACCGCGCCGGGGAACGGCAGCAGCGGGAAGGCGACGAGGACGGCGAGCGCCACCGTGATGCCGAGCGCGGCCGTGTCCCGGAAGCCGATCCTGCGGTAGACGTGCTGGCTCAGGGCCGCCGACACCGGCCAGCTCAGCGTCATCACGGACAGCACGAACCCGGCGGCCGTGGGCGACAGGCCGAGCACCGACTGGGCGTACGTCGGCAGGAAGGTGGTCGGCGCGACCATCAGCAGGCCGAGCGCAGCGAGCGCCAGATTGACCGCGGCGATCGTGCGCCGCCGCCACACCCACCCGGGCAGGATCGGCTCGCCCGTCTCCCACCACCGCCCCGGTGACGACGTCGCTTCGCTCCACCTCCTTTCCGCCCGCCGCTCGATGACGACGACGGCCCCGACGAGCGCGAGTCCCGTACCGAGCAGGGCGACGGAGGGCACGGAGGCCCACGCCCAGGCGACGCCGCCCTGCACCAGCCAGGTCAGCAGCACCCCGCCGGCCGCGAACACGGCGAGCGCGCCCGCCCAGTCGACGCGGAGGCGCGCGGCAGCCTCACGGCGCGGCTCGTGCAGATGCCGTACGACGAAGAAGAGCGCGACGGCGCCGATCGGCAGGTTGATCAGGAAGATCCAGCGCCAGCCGGCGGTGGAGGCGAGGATGCCGCCGAGCGCGGGGCCGAGGACGGACGACGTGGCCCACACGGTCGACAACTTCGCCTGGATCCTGGGGCGTTCCTTCAGCGGGTACAGATCGGCGGCCAGCGTCTGGACCGTGCCCTGGATCGCGCCGCCGCCCAGCCCCTGGATCACGCGGAACGCGATCAGGGCGCCCATGTTCCAGGCCGTCGCGCAGAGCAGCGAGCCCGCCAGGAACAGGGCGCAGCCCGTGATCAGGACCGGCTTGCGGCCGAGGGTGTCGGAGAGCTTGCCGTAGAGAGGCAGCGTGACCGTCACCGCGAGCAGATAGCCGGAGAACAGCCAGGAGAAGACCGAGAAGCCGCCGAGCTCGCCCACGATCTGCGGGACCGCGGTGGAGACGATGGTGGAGTCGAGCGCGGCGAGCGCCATGCACAGCATCAGCGCGGCGACGACCGCGACGTTCTTCCTGCCCGCCATTTCATTCCCCCTGCATCTATCCCCGGCCAGGAGCTTATGCGGGTGGAGGCGACCCTGAGTAGGCCTCCACCGAGGGATGGACCTCCCCTAGGGGGACCTCCGTACAACGGACCGGGGATCACTCGTCCCGCCGGAGGACGAGACGGCAGGGGGGTTCTTCCTACCGTTCAGGGGTGGGGTTTTCCCCCGGGAAAGACGGTGACTTCCACCAGCGCGCCCGAGGCCCCGCGTCACCAGACTTGAAGCAGTTCCGCAGAGCGCTGCGGACGCCGGGCAACCGACATAGGAGACGTACCGTGACAACGGCTGTGACCATTCCCAGGCACGGGGGCACTGGCGGGCGAACGGCTGTTGCCGCGAGGGCGCGACAGGTCGTCAAGGCGTACGGGTCGGGGGAGACCCGGGTCGTCGCGCTCGACCACGTCGACGTCGACATCGCGCGGGGCCAGTTCACCGCGATCATGGGCCCGTCGGGCTCGGGCAAGTCGACGCTGATGCACTGCCTCGCCGGTCTCGACACCGTCACGTCCGGCCAGATCCACCTGGACGAGACCGAGATCACCGGCCTCAAGGACAAGAAGCTCACGCAGCTGCGCCGGGACCGGATCGGCTTCATCTTCCAGGCGTTCAACCTGCTCCCCACCCTGAACGCCCTGGAGAACATCACGCTCCCGATGGACATCGCGGGCCGCAAGCCGGACGCCGCGTGGCTGCGCCAGGTCGTCGAGACCGTCGGCCTCGCCGAACGGCTCAAGCACCGGCCCACCCAGCTCTCCGGCGGCCAGCAGCAGCGCGTCGCCGTGGCCCGCGCGCTGGCCGCACGGCCCGAGATCATCTTCGGTGACGAGCCGACCGGAAACCTCGACTCCCGGGCCGGCGCCGAGGTGCTCGGCTTCCTGCGCCGCTCGGTCGACGACCTCGGCCAGACGATCGTGATGGTCACGCACGACCCGGTCGCCGCCTCGTACGCGGACCGCGTCCTGTACCTGGCCGACGGCCGCATCGTCGACGAGATGATCCGCCCGACGGCCGACGCCGTCCTCGACCGCATGAAGGACTTCGACGCACGGGGGCGCACCTCATGAGTGCCAACACCGTCATGAAGACCTCGCTGCGCAACTTCTTCGCGCACAAGGGCCGGATGGCCCTCTCAGCGGTCGCCGTGCTGCTGTCCGTCGCGTTCGTGACCGGGACGCTCGTGTTCACGGACACGATGGACAAGACCTTCGACAAGCTGTTCACGGCCACCGCGTCCGACGTCACCGTCAGCCCGAAGGACTCCGAGTCCGAGGGCAGCGCCACCGGCCGGCCCGAGTCGCTGCCGGCGTCCGTCCTGGCCACCGTGAAGCAGGCCGACGGCGTCAAGTCGGCCGAGGGCGCGGTCAGTTCGATGGACGTCACCGTCGTGAACGCCGACAACGAGAACATGGGGTCCGAGAACGGCGCCCCGACCATCGCCGGCAACTGGACCACGAACGACCTGCGGTCCATGGAGATCACCTCCGGGCACGCGCCGCGCGGCCCCACCGAGGTGATGGTCGACGCCGACACCGCGAAGAAGCACCACCTCAAAATGGGTGACGAGCTGCGCACGATCGCCGTCACCGGCGACATCAGGGCGAAGATCGTCGGTATCGCCTCCTTCACCGTCACCAACCCGGGCGCGGCCGTCGTCTACTTCGACACCGCCACCGCCCAGCGCGAACTCATCGGAAAGACCGGGCAGTTCACGCAGATCAACGTCGCCGCGGCGGCGGGCGTCTCGGACGCCGAGCTGAAGCGACACGTCACGGCCGAACTCGCGTCCTCCGGCACGTACAAGATCCAGACGCAGCAGCAGACCGCGGACGCCAACGCCTCCGACGTCGGCTCCTTCATGGACGTCATCAAGTACGCCCTGCTCGGCTTCGCCGGCATCGCCTTCCTCGTCGGCATCTTCCTGATCATCAACACGTTCTCGATGCTGGTCGCCCAGCGCACCCGCGAGATCGGCCTGATGCGCGCCATCGGCTCGTCCCGCAAGCAGGTCAACCGCTCCGTGCTCGTCGAGGCGCTGCTGCTCGGCGTCGTCGGCTCGGTGGTCGGCGTCGGCGCCGGTGTCGGCCTCGCCGTCGGCCTGATGAAGCTCATGTCCTCCATGGGCATGGACCTGTCCACCGACGACCTGACCGTGAAGTGGACGACGCCGGCGATCGGCCTGCTGCTCGGCATCGTCGTGACCGTGCTGGCCGCCTACCTGCCCGCCCGCCGGGCCGGCAAGGTCTCCCCGATGGCCGCCCTGCGCGACGCGGGCACCCCGGCCGACGTCAAGGCGGGCCCCGTCCGCGCCGCCATCGGACTCGTCCTCACGGGCGGCGGCGGCTTCGCCCTCTACCTCGCGACGCAGGCCGACAAGGCGAGCCAGGGCTCGCTGTGGCTGGGCGTCGGCATCGTCGCCTCGCTCATCGGCTTCGTCGTCGTCGGCCCGCTCCTCGCGGGCATCGTGGTCCGCGTCATCAGCGCCGTACTGCTCCGCTTCTTCGGCCCCGTGGGACGGATGGCCGAGCGCAACGCGCTGCGCAACCCGCGCCGCACCGGCGCGACCGGCGCGGCCCTGATGATCGGCCTCGCACTCGTCGCCTGCCTCTCCGTCGTCGGCTCCTCGATGGTCGCCTCGGCCACCGACCAGCTGGACAAGTCGGTCGGCGCGGACTTCATCGTCGAGGGCCAGGGCGGCATCAAGCCGCAGGCCGCGAACGCCCTGAAGGCGGTCGAGAAGGACGGCCTCGTCTCCCACGTCACCGAGGTCAAGTGGGTCAAGGCCACCGTGACCACCCCGGGCGGCGCCAAGGAGGAGCAGGAACTCTCCGCGGCCAGCCCCAGCTACACGCAGGACCTGCGGCGCGAGGCCACCTCCGGTGAGCTCTCGGCGGCGTACGGGAAGAACGCGATGTCGGTCGGCTCCGAGTTCGCGGAGCGCAACCACCTCAAGGTCGGCGACACGATGACCGTCGCCTTCGCCCACGGCTCCACGGCGAAGCTGAAGCTCGCGGCGATCACCTCGGACGACACCGCGTTCGACAAGGGCGCGATGTACACGAACATCGCGACGGCCGAGCAGTACCTGCCGAAGGACCGGGTGCCGCTGAACGGGATGATGTTCGCCAAGGCCGCCGACGGCAAGGCCGACGCCGCCTACAAGGCGCTCAAGAAGTCCGTCGCCGCCGACCCGACCGTCAAGGTCAAGGACCAGACCGACTACAAGGAGACCCTGAAGGACCAGGTCGGCCAGCTCCTGAACATGATCTACGGCCTGCTCGCGCTCGCGATCATCGTGGCGGTCCTCGGCGTGGTCAACACGCTGGCCCTCTCGGTGGTCGAGCGGACCCGCGAGATCGGCCTCATGCGGGCCATCGGCCTCTCCCGCCGCCAGCTGCGCCGCATGATCCGCCTGGAGTCGGTGGTCATCGCCCTCTTCGGCGCCCTGCTCGGCCTCGGGCTCGGCATGGGCTGGGGCGCGACCGCCCAGAAGCTCCTGGCCCTGGAGGGCCTCGGCGTCCTGGAGATCCCCTGGCCGACGATCATCGGGGTCTTCATCGCCTCGGCCTTCGTGGGCCTGTTCGCGGCGCTGATCCCGGCGTTCCGCGCGGGGCGGATGAACGTGCTGAACGCGATCGCCACGGACTGACCTCCGGCGGTACGTGACAGCCGGCACGCGACAGCTGGTACGTGACAGCCGGCACGTGACAGTCGGTACGGGGGAGTCGGTACGGGGCAGGGGCCCGGGGAGCTTGTGCTCCCGGGCCCCTGCCGCGTGCTCGGCAGGGGTGGCCGTGGCCCTCCCGCGTCCCCTCCGCCGCCCCTCTCCCGGCCGGCGCGTCCGCTCGCCGAGTCGAAGAGCGTCCGGCGTCGTACCCTGGAGAACCCCCGGCCCGTTCGACGTGTCGGGCCCTTTGCGTTGCCCACTGACCCGGGACGGATCTTCTCCATGAGTCTGCACGGACTGCTCGACGCCGTCGTCAAGGACGCCGCCCTCGCGGAAGCGATCAAGGCGGCCGGTGACGGCAACCGCATGCACATCGACCTCGTGGGCCCGCCCGCGTCGCGGCCCTTCGTTCTGGCCGCGCTCGCGCGCGAGGCGAAACGTCCCGTCCTGGCCGTCACCGCCACCGGCCGCGAGGCCGAGGACCTGGCGGCCGCGCTGCGCTCGCTGCTCCCGGAGGACGGGGTCGCCGAGTACCCGTCGTGGGAGACGCTGCCGCACGAGCGGCTCTCCCCCCGGTCGGACACGGTCGGCCGTCGCCTCGCCGTGCTGCGCCGGCTGACCCACCCGAGCACCGACGACCCGGAGACCGGTCCCGTGTCGGTGGTCGTCGCGCCGATCCGCTCCGTGCTCCAGCCGCAGGTCAAGGGGCTCGGCGAGCTGGAGCCCGTCGCCCTGCGCAGCGGGCAGAGCGCGGACCTGAACGAGATCGTCGAGGCGCTGGCCGCCGCGGCGTACGCCCGCGTCGAGCTGGTCGAGAAGCGCGGCGAGTTCGCGGTCCGCGGCGGCATCCTCGACGTCTTCCCGCCGACCGAGGAACACCCGCTGCGCGTCGAGTTCTGGGGCGACGACGTCGAGGAGATCCGCTACTTCAAGGTCGCCGACCAGCGGTCGCTGGAGATCGCCGAGCACGGGCTGTGGGCGCCGCCCTGCCGGGAACTCCTGCTCACCGACGACGTGCGCGCCCGCGCGGCCGAACTCGCCGAGCGGCACCCCGAGTTGGGCGAACTGCTCGGGAAGATCGCCGAGGGTATCGCGGTCGAGGGCATGGAGTCCCTCGCGCCCGTCCTCGTCGACGAGATGGAGCTCCTGATCGACGTCCTGCCGGCCGGGTCGATGGCCGTGGTCTGCGACCCGGAGCGGGTGCGGACCCGGGCCGCCGACCTGGTCGCCACGTCCCAGGAGTTCCTCCAGGCGTCCTGGGCGGCGTCCGCGACCGGCGGCGAAGCCCCCATCGACGTGGGCGCCGCCTCGCTGTGGGCCGTCGCCGACGTACGGGAGCGGGCGCGTGAGCTCGGCATGATGTGGTGGTCGGTGTCGCCGTTCGCCGCCGATGTCACGTGGACGTCAGCCGCCGACGCGGCGGGCGGCGCGGACACCCTCCAGCTCGGCATGCACGCCCCCGAGACCTACCGCGGCGACACCGCGAAGGCGCTGGCGGACACCAAGGGCTGGCTCCAGGACGGCTGGCGCACCGTCTTCGTCACCGAGGGGCACGGGCCCGCGGCCCGCACCGTCGAGGTGCTCGGCGGCGAGGGCATCGCCGCCCGCCTCGACAAGGACCTCACCGCACTCGCCCCGTCCGTCGTGCAGGTGGCCTGCGGCAGCCTCGAAGTCGGTTTCCTGCACCCGGAGTTGAAGGTCGCGGTCCTCACCGAGACCGACCTGACCGGGCAGCGGTCGGCCGGCAAGGACGGCCAGCGGATGCCCGCCAGGCGCCGCAAGACCATCGACCCGCTCACGCTGGAGTCCGGCGACTACATCGTGCACGAGCAGCACGGTGTCGGCCGCTACATCGAGATGGTGCAGCGCACCGTCCAGGGCGCGACCCGCGAGTACCTCGTCGTCGAGTACGCCCCCGCCAAGCGCGGCCAGCCCGGCGACCGCCTCTACATCCCCACGGACCAGCTGGAGCAGATCACCAAGTACGTGGGCGGCGAGGCGCCCACCCTGCACCGGCTCGGCGGCGCCGACTGGACGAAGACCAAGGCGCGCGCCAAGAAGGCCGTCAAGGAGATCGCCGCCGACCTCATCAGGCTGTACAGCGCGCGCATGGCGGCGCCGGGCCACGCCTTCGGCCCGGACACGCCCTGGCAGCGCGAGCTGGAGGACGCGTTCCCGTACGCGGAGACGCCCGACCAGCTCACCACGATCGCCGAGGTCAAGGAGGACATGGAGAAGACGGTCCCGATGGACCGCCTGATCTGCGGTGACGTCGGCTACGGCAAGACGGAGATCGCGGTCCGCGCGGCCTTCAAGGCGGTCCAGGACGGCAAGCAGGTGGCGGTCCTCGTCCCGACGACCCTGCTGGTGCAGCAGCACTTCGGCACGTTCAGCGAGCGCTACTCCCAGTTCCCGGTGGCCGTGCGGGCGCTGAGCCGTTTCCAGACGGAGACCGAGTCGAAGGCCACCCTGGAGGGCCTCAAGGACGGCTCGGTCGACATCGTCATCGGCACCCACCGGCTCTTCTCGTCCGAGACCCGGTTCAAGGACCTGGGCCTGGTCATCGTCGACGAGGAGCAGCGGTTCGGCGTCGAGCACAAGGAACAGCTCAAGAAGCTGCGCGCCAACGTCGACGTCCTGACGATGTCGGCGACCCCCATCCCCCGTACGCTCGAAATGGCCGTGACCGGCATCCGCGAGATGTCGACGATCACGACACCGCCCGAGGAGCGGCACCCGGTCCTCACCTTCGTCGGTCCGTACGAGGAGAAGCAGATCGGCGCGGCCATCCGCCGCGAACTCCTGCGCGAGGGCCAGGTCTTCTACATCCACAACCGGGTCGAGTCGATCGACCGGGCGGCGGCGCGGCTGCGCGAGATCGTGCCCGAGGCGCGGATCGCGACGGCCCACGGCCAGATGTCCGAACAGGCCCTGGAGCAGGTCGTCGTGGACTTCTGGGAGAAGAAGTTCGACGTCCTCGTCGCGACGACGATCGTCGAGTCCGGCATCGACATCTCGAACGCCAACACGCTGATCGTGGAGCGCGGCGACAACTTCGGCCTCAGCCAGCTCCACCAGCTGCGCGGCCGGGTCGGGCGCGGCCGCGACCGCGGCTACGCCTACTTCCTCTACCCGCCGGAGAAGCCGCTCACGGAGACGGCCCACGAGCGCCTCGCCACCATCGCGCAGCACACGGAGATGGGCGCGGGCATGTACGTCGCGATGAAGGACCTGGAGATCCGCGGCGCGGGCAACCTGCTCGGCGGCGAACAGTCCGGCCACATCGCGGGCGTCGGCTTCGACCTGTACGTACGGATGGTCGGCGAGGCCGTGGCCGACTACCGGGCGCAGATGGACGGCGGTGTCGAGGAGGAGCCGCCGCTGGAGGTCAAGATCGAGCTCCCCGTCGACGCGCACGTCCCGCACGACTACGCCCCCGGTGAGCGGCTGCGTCTCCAGGCCTACCGCGCCATCGCCTCCGCGAACACGGAGGAGGACGTCAAGCACGTCCGCGAGGAACTCACCGACCGCTACGGCAAGTTGCCCGAGCCGGTCGAGAACCTGCTCCTGGTGGCGGGCCTGCGCATGCTCTCCCGCGCCTGCGGCGTCGGCGAGATCGTGCTCCAGGGCGCCAACATCCGCTTCGCGCCCGTGGAGTTGAGGGAGTCGCAGGAGCTGCGGCTGAAGCGGCTCTACCCGGGGACCGTCATCAAGCCGGCCACGCACCAGATCCTGGTGCCGCGCCCGAAGACGGCGAAGGTGGGCGGCAAGCCGTTGGTCGGGCGGGAACTGCTGGCGTGGGTCGGCGAGTTCCTGGCGACGATCCTGGGGTCGTAAGAGGTCGTAGGAGGTCGTAGGAGGGCGGTAGGAGTTCGTGGAGGGCCGGTAGGGGCCGTAGGTGGGGCGTAGTGGCTCGCGGCGGCTCCCAGGGGAGCGGGTGATCCGCCTCCGCTGTGGCGTTCATGGTGTCCGAGAGGGGATCGTCTGTCCTTTCGGACACCAAGTCGCTTGAGGTGTGGGGGAGTTCATGACGCACATACCGGATGCCAAGGTCCGTCAGCTGTGGCACCTGCTGGAACCGCTGCACGCCGTGCTCTACTACGCGCCCGAGGCCTTCGAGGAGGCGGCCGCGCTGGGGTACGACGTCGAGGAGCGGTGGCCGAGCTACTTCGCCTGGCGCGCCGCCCCGCTCGGCGCCGCCGGTCCACGGCGCGTCGCCTCCGCCTTCTACAGCTTCAGCCCCGCCAAGGTCGCCGAGCACGTACCGGCCGCCTGGGCGGTGGCGGCGCCGCGGGAGGTGCTGGCCGCCCGGCTGCGCGCCGTCGACCGCGCCTACCGGACGCTCTTCGGTGACGCGGTGGACGGCCCGGACGTGGCGCGGGCCGCCGACCTCGCCCGGCGCGCCGCCGAGGCGGCCCACCTCGAAGGCCGCCCGCTGGCCGCCGCCAACGCCGAGCTGCCCTGGCCCGACGCCCCGCACCTGGTGCTCTGGCAGGCGGCCACCGTGCTGCGCGAGCACCGCGGCGACGGACACGTGGCCGCGCTGCTCACGGCGGGGCTCGGCCCGGCCGAGTCGCTCGTGTCGTTCGCGGCGATCGGCGCGGCGCCCGTGGAGACGTTCGCGAGCCGCGGCTGGACGCGGGCCGAGTGGGACGCGGCCCACCAACTCCTGGCCGGCGAGGGGCTGGTGGACGAGGACGGCATCGCCACGGACGCGGGCCGAGCGCTGCGCGCCGAGGTCGAGGCCCGAACGGACCGGCTCGCGGCCGGGCCCTGGCGCGCCCTCGGCACCGACGCGGTCGGCGAATTCTCGGATCTGATCGGCGAGTTGTGGGTAGCCGTTCTCGGGTCGGGCCTGCTGCCCTCGGTCACGACGCTGGGCATCGGCAAGGGGTGATCATGCCTCGGGTACGGTGAGGGCCGCGGGTAAAACCGCATGAAACGCGAACGAAGGCCAACAAAAAGGGGAGGCGGCGTCGTGCTGCGAGGTGCTGGGCGGATCGCGGGCGCGGTGCTGGTGGCGGCCGTCGCCGTCACCGGCTGCGAGGTGACGACCGGGACCGGGACCGGTGGCGGTGACGCGGGTCCCGAGCCGCAGGGCGAGGCGGGCAGCGCGCTCGCCGCCGTCGGCACGCTGACCGTGAAGGGCCGCGCGCCCAAGACCGGTTACTCCCGGGAGCGGTTCGGCAGCGCGTGGGCCGACACCGACTCCAACAGCTGCGACACCCGTGACGACATCCTCAAGCGGGACCTGGAGGGCGTGCGCTACTCGGGCGGCGGCGACTGCAAGGTCGTCTCCGGCACCCTCGCCCCGGACCCGTACAGCGGCAAGGACGTCTCCTTCACGCGCGGCCGCAGCCAGGTCGACATCGACCATCTCGTCGCCCTCTCCGACGCCTGGCAGAAGGGCGCCTTCCAGTGGGAGCCCGGCAAGCGCATCGCGCTCGCCAACGACCCGCTGAACCTGCTCGCCGTCGGGGCGACCCCCAACCGCAGCAAGGGGGACGGCGACACCGCGACCTGGCTGCCGCCGAACAAGAAGTACCGCTGCGCGTACGTCGCCGGACAGGTCGCCGTGAAGAAGAAGTACGGGCTGTGGGTGACCGCCGCCGAGCGCGACGCCATGAAGAAGGTGCTCGGCGGCTGCCCGGACCAGAAGCTGCCGACCGGCGGAAATTCGACTGCGGCGCCGCCGCGCTTCCATGCACGATGAGCGCATGAACGCTGCCGTGGGCTCCGCCGCCGGACCCGATCT includes:
- the mfd gene encoding transcription-repair coupling factor; protein product: MSLHGLLDAVVKDAALAEAIKAAGDGNRMHIDLVGPPASRPFVLAALAREAKRPVLAVTATGREAEDLAAALRSLLPEDGVAEYPSWETLPHERLSPRSDTVGRRLAVLRRLTHPSTDDPETGPVSVVVAPIRSVLQPQVKGLGELEPVALRSGQSADLNEIVEALAAAAYARVELVEKRGEFAVRGGILDVFPPTEEHPLRVEFWGDDVEEIRYFKVADQRSLEIAEHGLWAPPCRELLLTDDVRARAAELAERHPELGELLGKIAEGIAVEGMESLAPVLVDEMELLIDVLPAGSMAVVCDPERVRTRAADLVATSQEFLQASWAASATGGEAPIDVGAASLWAVADVRERARELGMMWWSVSPFAADVTWTSAADAAGGADTLQLGMHAPETYRGDTAKALADTKGWLQDGWRTVFVTEGHGPAARTVEVLGGEGIAARLDKDLTALAPSVVQVACGSLEVGFLHPELKVAVLTETDLTGQRSAGKDGQRMPARRRKTIDPLTLESGDYIVHEQHGVGRYIEMVQRTVQGATREYLVVEYAPAKRGQPGDRLYIPTDQLEQITKYVGGEAPTLHRLGGADWTKTKARAKKAVKEIAADLIRLYSARMAAPGHAFGPDTPWQRELEDAFPYAETPDQLTTIAEVKEDMEKTVPMDRLICGDVGYGKTEIAVRAAFKAVQDGKQVAVLVPTTLLVQQHFGTFSERYSQFPVAVRALSRFQTETESKATLEGLKDGSVDIVIGTHRLFSSETRFKDLGLVIVDEEQRFGVEHKEQLKKLRANVDVLTMSATPIPRTLEMAVTGIREMSTITTPPEERHPVLTFVGPYEEKQIGAAIRRELLREGQVFYIHNRVESIDRAAARLREIVPEARIATAHGQMSEQALEQVVVDFWEKKFDVLVATTIVESGIDISNANTLIVERGDNFGLSQLHQLRGRVGRGRDRGYAYFLYPPEKPLTETAHERLATIAQHTEMGAGMYVAMKDLEIRGAGNLLGGEQSGHIAGVGFDLYVRMVGEAVADYRAQMDGGVEEEPPLEVKIELPVDAHVPHDYAPGERLRLQAYRAIASANTEEDVKHVREELTDRYGKLPEPVENLLLVAGLRMLSRACGVGEIVLQGANIRFAPVELRESQELRLKRLYPGTVIKPATHQILVPRPKTAKVGGKPLVGRELLAWVGEFLATILGS
- a CDS encoding SCO6745 family protein; translated protein: MTHIPDAKVRQLWHLLEPLHAVLYYAPEAFEEAAALGYDVEERWPSYFAWRAAPLGAAGPRRVASAFYSFSPAKVAEHVPAAWAVAAPREVLAARLRAVDRAYRTLFGDAVDGPDVARAADLARRAAEAAHLEGRPLAAANAELPWPDAPHLVLWQAATVLREHRGDGHVAALLTAGLGPAESLVSFAAIGAAPVETFASRGWTRAEWDAAHQLLAGEGLVDEDGIATDAGRALRAEVEARTDRLAAGPWRALGTDAVGEFSDLIGELWVAVLGSGLLPSVTTLGIGKG
- a CDS encoding HNH endonuclease family protein, with amino-acid sequence MKRERRPTKRGGGVVLRGAGRIAGAVLVAAVAVTGCEVTTGTGTGGGDAGPEPQGEAGSALAAVGTLTVKGRAPKTGYSRERFGSAWADTDSNSCDTRDDILKRDLEGVRYSGGGDCKVVSGTLAPDPYSGKDVSFTRGRSQVDIDHLVALSDAWQKGAFQWEPGKRIALANDPLNLLAVGATPNRSKGDGDTATWLPPNKKYRCAYVAGQVAVKKKYGLWVTAAERDAMKKVLGGCPDQKLPTGGNSTAAPPRFHAR